A part of Magnetospirillum sp. ME-1 genomic DNA contains:
- the folP gene encoding dihydropteroate synthase yields MPEATITSAFTRSPALPRGFDVSGGGLHLLPTGLVWGEQAAAAVISGNGWPLADGWAAFTALGVITRKTGGGADLAVASFAEVVDWAEGEDPALARMVAETIHRIGARRRPWGGLDLNRPRIMGIVNVTPDSFSDGGEAFATDAAVTRGLALAEAGAEIIDVGGESTRPGADPVSPDEEARRVLPVVRTLAEKGLCVSIDTRHAAIMGAAVEAGARIINDVTALLGEPESLAVAARSGADLCLMHMQGDDPRTMQAAPVYASAPLDVFDHLAGRVRACEAAGISRDRICLDPGIGFGKTPEHCAQILGSLALLHGLGLPLLLGVSRKSFVARLSKGEAALARLPGTMAANLAGLDAGYQVLRVHDVAETVQALTVWTAMRQGA; encoded by the coding sequence GTGCCTGAGGCCACGATTACTTCCGCCTTCACCCGAAGCCCCGCCCTGCCGCGGGGCTTCGATGTCTCCGGGGGCGGTCTTCACCTGCTGCCCACCGGTCTGGTCTGGGGCGAGCAGGCGGCGGCGGCCGTGATCTCGGGCAATGGCTGGCCCCTGGCCGATGGCTGGGCCGCCTTCACCGCGCTGGGCGTGATCACCCGCAAGACGGGGGGCGGGGCTGATCTTGCCGTCGCTTCCTTCGCCGAGGTGGTGGACTGGGCCGAGGGCGAGGACCCGGCGCTGGCCCGAATGGTGGCCGAGACCATTCACCGTATCGGCGCCAGGCGCCGGCCCTGGGGCGGGCTGGACCTGAACCGGCCCCGCATCATGGGCATCGTCAACGTGACCCCCGACAGCTTTTCCGATGGCGGCGAGGCGTTCGCGACCGATGCCGCCGTCACCCGCGGCCTCGCCTTGGCGGAAGCGGGGGCGGAGATCATCGATGTGGGCGGCGAATCCACCCGGCCCGGCGCCGACCCGGTCAGTCCGGACGAGGAGGCGCGGCGCGTGCTTCCCGTGGTGCGCACCCTGGCGGAAAAGGGGCTTTGCGTCTCCATCGACACCCGGCACGCGGCGATCATGGGGGCGGCGGTGGAAGCGGGGGCGCGCATCATCAACGACGTCACCGCCCTGCTGGGCGAGCCTGAGTCCCTGGCGGTGGCGGCCAGGAGCGGCGCCGACCTCTGCCTGATGCACATGCAGGGCGACGACCCCCGCACCATGCAGGCCGCCCCGGTCTACGCCTCGGCGCCCTTGGACGTCTTCGACCATCTGGCCGGGCGGGTGCGGGCATGCGAGGCGGCGGGCATTTCCCGCGACCGCATCTGCCTCGATCCCGGCATCGGCTTCGGCAAGACGCCGGAGCATTGCGCCCAGATTCTGGGAAGCCTCGCCTTGCTGCACGGGCTGGGCCTTCCGCTGCTGCTGGGCGTGTCGCGCAAGAGCTTCGTCGCGCGCCTGTCCAAGGGAGAGGCGGCTTTGGCCCGCCTGCCCGGCACGATGGCCGCCAATCTGGCTGGCCTCGATGCCGGCTATCAGGTGCTGCGGGTCCATGACGTGGCCGAGACCGTCCAGGCGCTCACCGTCTGGACGGCCATGCGTCAGGGGGCTTAG
- a CDS encoding lipase family protein — MTIDIAKAMREADQTGAVRLPVGDGTYYLIRPRLQVSGGPSPYADSQALLCPPLKRLAYSDRSAWLMATLSQLVYLNFESKAEDEEQVVSTLAQAGILLLKPFNCPDTDTQAFLAHRPGEFRVLVFRGTEDKQDAITDLRAMFRQTPFGRAHEGFVSAYESVESDIEKALAATREAGKGEQLIICGHSLGGALATIATRFLEAKGVEISACYTFGSPRVGDEEFADSFKTPVYRVVNRSDPVPMVPASGALRYLVSALTKIPVLNWLAAPLAKFMDSGFVGYQHVGDLRLLTGDDGSARLKTGTAAALTRAKCMVLDNLANPRAWIGLPKIADDHRMSHYVPKLRKIAQDRNQA; from the coding sequence ATGACCATCGACATTGCCAAAGCCATGCGGGAAGCCGATCAGACCGGTGCGGTCCGGCTTCCGGTCGGGGACGGGACCTATTACCTGATCCGCCCCAGGCTGCAGGTTTCCGGCGGGCCGTCGCCCTATGCCGACAGCCAGGCTCTGCTCTGCCCGCCCTTGAAGCGCCTGGCCTATTCCGACCGCAGCGCCTGGCTGATGGCGACGCTGTCCCAACTGGTCTACCTCAATTTCGAAAGCAAGGCCGAGGACGAGGAGCAGGTGGTGTCCACCCTGGCCCAGGCCGGCATCCTGCTGCTGAAGCCCTTCAATTGCCCGGACACCGACACCCAGGCCTTCCTGGCCCACCGTCCGGGCGAATTCCGCGTGCTGGTGTTCCGGGGCACCGAGGATAAGCAGGACGCCATCACCGATCTGCGGGCCATGTTCCGCCAGACGCCTTTCGGGCGTGCCCACGAAGGCTTCGTCAGCGCCTATGAGAGCGTCGAGAGCGACATCGAGAAAGCCCTGGCCGCCACCCGGGAGGCCGGCAAGGGCGAGCAGCTGATCATCTGCGGCCATTCCCTGGGCGGAGCGCTGGCCACAATCGCCACCCGGTTTCTGGAGGCGAAGGGCGTGGAGATTTCCGCCTGCTACACCTTCGGCTCGCCCCGGGTCGGCGACGAGGAATTCGCCGATTCGTTCAAGACCCCAGTCTACCGGGTGGTCAACCGCTCGGACCCGGTGCCCATGGTCCCGGCCAGCGGCGCGTTGCGCTACCTCGTCTCGGCACTGACCAAGATTCCGGTGCTCAACTGGCTGGCGGCACCCTTGGCCAAGTTCATGGACAGCGGTTTCGTGGGCTACCAGCATGTGGGCGACTTGCGCCTGCTCACCGGCGACGACGGCTCGGCCAGGCTGAAGACCGGCACCGCCGCGGCGCTTACCCGGGCCAAATGCATGGTACTGGACAATCTGGCCAATCCGCGCGCCTGGATCGGATTGCCCAAGATCGCCGACGACCACCGCATGTCCCATTACGTGCCCAAGCTGCGCAAGATCGCCCAGGACAGGAACCAGGCCTAA